The following DNA comes from Cucumis sativus cultivar 9930 chromosome 7, Cucumber_9930_V3, whole genome shotgun sequence.
ACGAGTAATATCATGATTTTTACTGAGCTCATCAGAAGTATACAATTATGATTGTACATATTTACCAATTACCATCAATCATCAGATAGAGAATTACATGAAAGTTTGCATAAAGAATTATATTAGTAACTTTGAATCagcaaataaagaaaaccTAGTGCCTcatgaaataataatgattacCTCAGATGCACAATAGGAAGCCCATTTCCAAAGACGCCATTGGTGGCCAATGCCACTTTCTAGCTCAATGGCTTGTAGAGTTCTGTTCTTTCCATTCCTTACCAAAGCATCAATGGAAGGAAAGTGTTCCAATCCACCAAAAGGACACAAAGTTGCAGCTCTCCATGGCTGCCAACATGTTATTAGATGTATCACAGGAAAGTTGATAAACGGGAGCATTGGAAGGCAAGAAACGATAGTTCTGAGAGATTTGTTTACCTGTCCTGCTGACCGGCAGAGATCACATGCTTCTTTCATTCTCCCAGCTTTTATAAGAGTCCAGGAATCTTCTAAAAGAGATTCATCTTGTTTCTGTTGAGAAAAACGTCAATTACTATACTGTATTCTACACAAAAGCCACTCCTATGTGTCTATTTTCCAGTATAAGTTTGTCAATCTGtcttatatcaatttgaaaaaaaaagggtccAAATCACACTCATGCATGTGTCAAACTACACGCCCAATGTATGATGACAATTACTACAAGAGATCTGGTCGTAGAAAGGAAAATAGAATAGTACAAGGCACCAAAAGCCTTTTAAATATGAttcactaaaataaaataatattattcaaGGCCCAACTTTTCATAATAAGATCATACTCTGTCATCTGGCAGTTGATGGGCATGCTCACGTGTTGGAGCGTCAAAATCCAAGTGATGAATAGCATTTGTGTTAGAGATCCCTTTCTTGAGAGACCACTGAGTATTATGCCAAACTCCAGAACATGGAAGATATGTACCAACATGAGACCCACGAATctgtaaaaatatatacaaaacgTCAAATAACATTGGCTGCCCTACCACTAGGATAAGTTTCTCAAGTCACCAAGATTTAGATTTTCGGTATCTCAAGCACTTGACTGCCTGAATGAAGTTTCAAGAGACAAAGGTTTTAACTTTAGTAAGTCTGCTTAGCAATGTTAACCATAAACATTATAAAACATATCACGTCAGTGACAGCTACAACTAACATTGACAGCTAGCATAAAATACCATAGCTCGAGCAAGAGCAGGAGACTCATAATTAAATccaacattaattttaaaacatatcaCAACGATGCTATAAGATATGACTTATGGTGGCATATTATCAAGTAAAGCTGTTGAAAGAACTCATCACCTTGCTTTCCAAATCAAGTGCTTTAGAGGCTAAACCTTCCAGCCACTCAACAATTCTAAGACATAATTGAGCTGTATGATCTTCTGAGACAAACTGGCAGGCCTCTAAATGTGATGTTGGGGGAAACTGCCACAAATTGATAGCTTCATTTAGGTTCTTCGAACATAAGTAACATTtcaaatgttataaaaattgtcTGTTTTaatatggaagaaaagaatgaaaaaatacataacCACAATTAGATCTTTAGGCGTCTCTTTTGTAGCTGCAAGAACAAGACACCAATATCAGTACCAAGGTCAAATAACAGCATGTATCATATATCTGGGTGAGTTAACCTCCTTCAACGTTATGAATACAAGAAGAGGATAAGCCATCCACATACTAGCTAAATTGAAcagaaaaatatatcaactGCCAGAAAGAAGCTTTAGAAACAGATCGGGTCAATGTACCAGCTTCACATCCATGAAGAATATAGTTGCAtagaaatttttaataaaccaaaattcCAAATGCATGCAGCAAGATCTAGATCTACACATTTATTGCCATTTAGACAGAAGAATTGAACCAAGATCCACATATACATGCATGAAACAGAAAACACATATTTGTAgacataaatacaaaataaaacttataaatagtTATGGAAAAAGAGATATTTCCTTTCCCATACAGGTACCACAAAAGGGACCAGGAGGCTGCTTCATCTACAAGTAATTGAGCCTTCTGCCTCATCAATTTGTCTTCAATAAAGCGGTGCTGAGTGTTGGAACCATACCTAGcagaaaagaacaaagaataGTCAAAATCATAGTAACAATCTGCCAGCAATAAAAATGGATAAGATGCTTAAAGAGTTGGTAACAACCAACAGTTGTGTCAAGTTTTCAGCATGCACAAATCTCCTAACGTCATTCATTGGCTATGGAATATCGGTAGGATACAACTAGTAACCTCATCTTCAAAAGAGCTTTCTATAGATCAAAATCACTAGGATGCTGCctaaatgtaaaagaaattcaGAACTTGAGGTAATTCCCTCGACGAGCTCTTTTGCTAGAAATTTAAGGGGTGTTTGGGGTAAGGAGTTGAATAGTGAGAAGTAGGGATTTATGAAGTCTAGGGAGTTGTGAACTCCTGAGGCCTACAGTGTAAGAAGTTGGTAAGgtataaaattgatgttttttgtGGTCAAACCAGAAGTGGAGTTCACAACTGCCTACTTCCAAACACACCAATAAGGATTTTCAAGTGGCAGATGGCTCTCCCCCTCAATATCAACCACCTTCTTACCTTATTTCTTGATGTTCGTCCTTTTAAAGGTATAGGATAGGAAGATCTTATGGCTTCAATTTGTGAGTGTTCCTTTGGTTGATGTGGCTTGATAGAAACAACAGTCTTcagcaacaaagaaaattctcTGCGTTTATTTAAACAATCTCACCTTGGGTTTTGACTTTCATTAGGAAGagtcttttctttcttgttttttttttttcctttttctgtgACTATATCACCGTTGGTTTCGACTTTCCTTCCCCCTTATCTTGAATTTAATACcatcaacataatttttttttaataaaagaacaactttcattgagaaaaaactaaagaatacAAGGGCGTACAAAAACAACAAGCCCACAAGAAACACCCTGGGGTTCCAACTAAGTAAAATGCTACCTAGGGAATAGTAACAAAAATGCTACCTAgggaatagttacaaaaaagCTTCAAGACCGAATTCATACCATCAACAGAATTGTATCTTATCCCCCCAAAAAGAATCTAAATGGATGATTAGATTACAAAGAGACAAGCATATTGTAATTCATCCAACTATTTGGGGAAACCAACAACTAGATgtctataaaataaatcaaatgagAACCATAGATAGAAAAGCACCTTATCGACTCTGAAACAATACGGCAAGAGCTCTCAAATCTTAATATCAAGTCTGGTATAGACATCAATCCTGACAAAATATCTTGAGTGAGTGAGACATGAAGTGTACATTGTCTTCGAGCAGTCCACACACTAAGGGAGGACAACCATAAAGAGCAAGAAATTTGTTGGACATAATTAGAACCTTGAATTGAAGAGTCCATAAGAGATGCAAAAAAGTTATAAGTTGTATCTCCACTATTAGATAATGGGTCGTTCTCATGCCTGCAAGCCTTCAATGAGAGTCGAACCGAATCAGGACCAAGAGATACTACCGAAATTTCCTGGCTATCAATTGATAATCTTCTTTTAGAAGCAGAACTTTCCTTCAATGGTGTTGCTTCCAGACAATCACCGACAAGGCTTTCAGCCtcttcttgaaaattttcaagaagCAGTGCAGCATTAGTCGGACTATGGAAACCCTGTCCATCGTACAAAATCCTAGACTCGTTGATTGTTGAAGGTATAACTTCCTTGTGAGGTGATATGTTTGACGACCTTTTCCTGCATAAGTTTCACAACAGGTATGGCATTGctttaaaaatggtaaatacaacaaaaaagtGTAAGAAAGCTAAGctataaaacaatatttttcttaagtgAAGACCTCGCTTCCATCAAGAAAGGCTGCAATTGCAAGGCAAAGTTCAACTCAAAAAATGAataccaaaattcaaatatgaaatttaatgcAAATGCTCCAAGAACTTGAAGAtgatctattattgataatcaAAACTAATGGGTGGTGAAAGCCAATTTATGCATTAACTTTAGGCCAGCCGGtcaaagtaacaaaataacaaaacatcaCTCATCTACCGAACACAAAGATCAGCGCTTATAAAGTACATTAAAAGGAGGATGCTTACAACTCCTACATCAGAATTATCAGCACATTAGATACGATATGTGCCTTGTGCGTTTTCTTCCTTAATACATACCAAAAGAAAGGATGGAATGTAATCTTTCCAAACGGCTGCACGTAAAGCAGATATACACCGGCTATCCTTGATAACCCATTaacacatttaaaaaataataataatgtaccAATTCTAGATTAAGGTATAGGCCAAAAGGTGCATACCCAAACACTGCCAGGAAGCTCTATTCCACAACCAAATATAATAACCCATTAACGCAATAAACACTAAATCAATAACACCCATCTATACAGATTACATATCAAGTAAAAAGCAATGACCCATTATTTTCTTAACGCAATAAGTTGAAATTGACCATTAGAAAGcattcaaatcaaacaagtttcaataattaaactaaGACCACATAATTTGCTGTTTGCTTTTACAAACCCACAAGATAGAACACTGAATTCAAACGTCTACCCACGAAATGACTTAAGTCCAAACTAAAATTGACTTCAAACAGAGTAGAAGATGAATTTTTCTCATTGCCAAAACGAAAAAAGCAACAAATAGAAAGGAAACCGGCGAATGTACCTGTACCGACGAAACCGCTCCCGAATGGTGAGGTCTTCAGGGTCAAAGTAGCTGGGAGAGACGTCCATTTCTTCGTCCATGGTAGAATATGAATTTGGCTTTCCTCTCAAAGCACAGAGGATTTTGGTGatttgaggaagaagagaacCCCAAGCGCGGGAGTGTGAAGTAAAAACCTCCGGCTTCGGTCAATAAAACCCTCGCCCATGAAGGCGCGCCGGTTTAAGTATTAAACCGGTCCGACGTCAAACATTTCCCAGGCCGAACCAAAAAATgttgagaatttttttaaagaacacaatgtttttagttaaatctttattatattttattaggcaaattacaaaaaactaTCACGATAATTGCAATAATATGCTTAAACGTTCAAAATTGAACCTCAACTATTTCTCAGCCTTGGATTAAACTCTTAAGCTTACAATAATACTAGATTTTAAACGCATGAATGACAAAGTTGAAAATTctaatttatacaaatattaCAAGTCATACGTTCATGTAAATCTTTGAAGGtcttatttaattcaattttaatacttgagttaaaatttaaattttaaagatagaaTTTCAACTAAGATTATACTTTATAGATAGGTTTTACAATTTATCCTGTTTGCTTCCACCttgatctaaaattttgcattgCCACctttagttttaataattgtttgatgagtAGTAAGTTGATAGCAATTTTAacgattaattaattttagtaattgttTGATGAGTAATTATAAGTTGATAGCAATTTTAAGAATGGTAATTAAGTATGTAGTAATATTTGTATGAGTAATTATAAGTTGATAGCAATTTTAAGAATGGTAATTAAGTATGtagtaactttttttaaaaaaattgtaaatatagaaaagacAAACTTAAGGTCGATTTGACcatatttgttactttttttaaatgttattatataattattttttttaattttacaactattcattatttaattcatgAGTATAATCATTTTATCTATATTTCCAAGTTTTCATTAACACCGACTGTGATTTTCTATGTCAACAGCTTTTGcacttaataaaaaagttagaataggtaaatttgtttattgaattATCGTCGTGTATTTGTTGGCACCAATTGTAATAGTTCGGTCAGACTACAGCTTTGGCCGACGAACCACTACCTAGCAGCTAGAGAATGATTCATGGTTCAAAGGACCCTTGACCTGACTGATATAGAGAATTGTTTTGAGCCATTTCCTGTTTGAATGGTCGCACCGCGgtcaaaacaaataacaaaggTAAACTATCATCCTCAACAGTTGGTGTACGTTCAAAGTGTACATTCAAAATAAACCTCATTCaaagttttcatattttgcaaatattcTATTTCTATTCTAAAAAGAGGGGAATAAACATTCGTTTAGGAAAACTAAGATTCAAAACTTCCTCTACACATGACAATCAGACGCATTGTTCCTGGCATGaaataacataaaactaatgaaagcaatagaaaaataaaaatatattttgaagcaCCATCAAACCCTTCACatgaaatagaaaaggaaagaaaaaaaaaggaaaaactaaaatacCAAGCTATACCCAACTAGTGTCCTAAATAATACCACCAAGAATCCTCATATCCTTGTATAAATTCAGATACTCGGGTACACAATGACATTCCATAAACACAGCTCCCAGGCTATTTgaaagggggaaaaaaaacagaaacaataaaaagaaaaaagatcatACTAAGGCTCAGAAACTCTCCACAAAGAGGGGAAAGAAAGagggataaaaaaaaaaagattgagatCTCTCAACAGAACTAAGCACTCCATTTTTGTATACACCTCGCACATCAGCCTCACTGATAATACATGAGCTGCTGAGCTGCCGCAACATTCTGAAACCCACCATCATAGATGGCCTGACTTGACCCAGCAGCACCCATTCCCATGGCTGCCTGCTTTAAAGGATGTGGTGCCTGAGGGTGCATAAGGGCATGCACGCCCCCCATCTTGCTCATCGCCAGTTGCCGCTCATACGCTAATAGATCACTTGTAGAGAGTCCCATTGGAGCTGCTGCAGGCGGAGGAAGCGGGTTGGAGATAGTTCCAGGTGGGGTTGGCTTGCTTCCCCAAGAGCACTGCACATAGAGAAATGACACAAAAAGCTTAGAACAGAGTTACAAAACTATTCTTACATTATTAACTGGTGCTATTTGCAAAAGGTACATATAGCTAAACAAATCACTCAATGGTCCAAAATCTTCTCGGTACTTCCTCATTCCATCATTAGTCTTCCACAAGTTATGAATCTTACTCCAGTGTGTTAAAACTTGTTAGTAGAAAGCTGATGcataattagattattattgTGTTACTAATGTTGAACATGCTGGCACCTCCCTTGGAAGAAATGGATCTCGTGGATGGGGCAAGTTCAATTATAAGCAGTGTAACATATAAAGGGAATGTCCACATGTTTACCAAATATGTTAatagaagaataaaatttagCAATACATCAGCTTTAAAACAAATGCTTCACCAaatcaaaaattttaaatccatTAAAGGTAGAATGACATgctttacaaaattttgacaaaacaaagaattacCTAAACTGGGTCCATTtcatatatttgcaaaaataataataatttgttagatcccaaacataaaaaaatacgGAATGGAAATACATTTAAGTATCAATAGTGTTTTAATAGCGCCATGTCTCTCTGACACACAGGTCCGTACTTTGTAGCTCATCTGTCTTAATCAAGGACCTATTCAATTTCAACACTAACTCCTTACACACTATCCATAGCCAGAATGCTGCCCTGGTACCAATTTGTTAGGATTGGAAACACAATAAAACATTagaaaatattgcaaataCAGAGGGTCGTTCCTCTACCATGTCCCACATTTGGACACCTCCCAAAATCATTTCCCACTCTGAGATCCCTAACTCCCCTACTTCTAACCAGGTCACCCCTAACACCCACCATGTTCTTAGTAATAATATCtactaatatttaaaacatatcaCTTGCCAGACTcacataataataaacaacagatataaaatgaaaaattgaactgATGGATAAATTAGTCTTGCTCCATTCAAGTCTGCAAGACTGCAAAAGTAGCAACCATATGCCACAAGACagcttttgtaaaaaatgCATCAGTTTCACTATGAATGTAAGTGCAACCATtgttccaaaagaaaaaattgaaacttagTATACAAGCAGAAAACGAAACCTTAATCTGTTTCCCACAAAGAAATGACTGAGTATTCCCCATCTGAATAGCCAAAGCTGCCTCAGCATGAGTGCTGTATCTAACAAAACCAAAGCCCTTATCGCGCTGGATGCGGACCTCCTCAATCACACCAGCCCcaagagaatgaaaatggCGATGAAGATCAACCTGTGTGGCCTGTATGAGgaaaaatcattcaaaaatccaaaatccaaaatcctAATTGACAAAAACATCCAGACATCACAGACGTCAACTAAGTAAATGCTACAAAATTATCCTTCTAGAAATTATTCGTTGATGTCAGTTTCTGGCCTAAAATTACGAACTAAACCAAATCAACCCTCTAGAGCCAAGTAAATTATAGGAACTTTGTTTTATAGGAGATATAGTACACTTGCAAAATCATGACAAGTTGAGTACCATATCTCCTCtattgtgttattttattatcagtgcacattaaattaaaacatttaaaaataacaatagcAAAGTTAAGAATGAGAAATTACCTCCGGAGCAAGATTGCCAACATAAACAGTGGTGTACTGAGGATTGTTCTCTGGGGCATCACTACTAACAGTTTCTTTACCATCTTCtgcaaaaatgttaaaattcaAGCAAATGTCAGAAGCTTTGGCTCAGTGTAAACAAAACAACCAAAGTGAGACATTTTACACTTCTGGTTTCtagtggaaaaaaaaaatgacaattgCCATTTCATTAAACATGGGGTATGAACACTAACCAGATGATCCATTTGTAAGTTCTGCAATGCTTTTCACATCTGAGCTCTGCTTGTCATCGTTGGATCCAGCACCCTTTGTTGCCCAATTGCAACGAATCTGTCTACTTCCAAGCCACTTACCTGAAGGAGACCATATGTGGTCAGAAATAGGGGAATATGGTCGAGaccatttcaattttcaaagttaaaagacAAGAG
Coding sequences within:
- the LOC101207738 gene encoding oligouridylate-binding protein 1B — protein: MQHQRLKQQQQQALMQQALLQQQSLYHPGLLAHPQLEPIPSGNLPPGFDPSTCRSVYVGNVHTQVTEPLLQEVFGSTGLVESCKLVRKEKSSYGFIHYFDRRSAAMAILSLNGRHLFGQPIKVNWAYASGQREDTSGHFNIFVGDLSPEVTDSTLFACFSVFSSCSDARVMWDQKTGRSRGFGFVSFRNQQDAQSAINDLTGKWLGSRQIRCNWATKGAGSNDDKQSSDVKSIAELTNGSSEDGKETVSSDAPENNPQYTTVYVGNLAPEATQVDLHRHFHSLGAGVIEEVRIQRDKGFGFVRYSTHAEAALAIQMGNTQSFLCGKQIKCSWGSKPTPPGTISNPLPPPAAAPMGLSTSDLLAYERQLAMSKMGGVHALMHPQAPHPLKQAAMGMGAAGSSQAIYDGGFQNVAAAQQLMYYQ